A segment of the Saccharomyces kudriavzevii IFO 1802 strain IFO1802 genome assembly, chromosome: 2 genome:
AAAGTACGGATAATTCATGTGCCTTTTTGAACAGTCCTGCTTTCCGCTTGATGAAGGTCACCGTACGATTCCTATCGTCCTTGATAGgctcaatttcaattttcctTCTACCCATTTAGTATTAgctttgttgtttttttgcttgTCTGCAAGTTTAttaatctttttttttattttgatgaGATAAGCTTGttcagaaaatttatttatCTTTTAAGTTTGGATCGTTTATATTTCCTGTGGAGTAAATTCTAAAGAGAGGGAAAAAACGAATGGTGTATTGTTTTATACATTGAAAATAAGGACCTTGTGCAAGAAAGATGGATGAGGACTGTTCTTCgtttttgttcttcagaAGACACGAAGCCCGGCATACTTGGTGATTTAAGTTTTGCCAAGCCTCCAATTACCCAAGcgaaaaattatttttgaaaaaggaacagAGAGCTCGCCTGttactaaaaaaagaaggcgACGGCAATGCAAAAAGTTTTAATCAACCGCGTCTCAAGCCGTTTTGTAAGCCACTGTCATTGTAAACGGTGCAGGTAACATTGATGAACGCCATTTTACGTAAGCGCAAAGGAGGAGTGACAATCATTGATTTTAAGAGCAAGAACATATATAATTCAAGCTCGAGCACCTTCTCTTCCGGCAAAGTAATGGAAGCGCTTTGGTCAACAGCCAATGCATAGAGTGATTCGGCcttatttttcagtttcgCAACTGAAACGTGAGATTACCCATGCTTTTATAAGTACTACCCCCACATTACAAATAATGTTATATGATGGTGTAAAGCAGAATCCTCTACATTTCCTTTACAAGTTTTATGCTTGCTTTAAACGAAGGAAGCGTCGAAAAGCATATGGGCGTGCAGTCGTATGTCTTTTCCAAACGGAGGTTTCGGCCGCGGTTGCATAATAGCATAATTGTAGAAATCAGCTCCCCACCCCACGCCCCTTCTATCTCACTGGCGGCGATTATCACGCAAGTTTTTTATAACGCGATGCATTGGGAAATATCTTTGCCAGCAAAGGCAGATCCGGCTCCTGcgactttttttttttgctatttCTTCTCACTACCACACTAATAATATCCATGGTATGAAGTTTTTGCTCTTGgttatatatacatataccTAAATAGGATTCCGGtagatttcatttttttatcgCTAATAGGAAAAGCAATCTGGATTTAACGgactatatatatataagggaatttttcaaagcccGATCGATACTCACAAACAACGATCTGCAAAAATACAGAGACAATCTAGCTAAAGAAACACAAATTAATGGGAATATTTCGTTGGAACTATCCAGAGAGTTCCGTACCCGGGTTTTGGGGAGAAACAACATCAACTATTGACTGGTGTGAGGAGAACTATGTAGTTTCTCCTTATGTTGCAGAATGGACAAACACTTTAACTAACATCGTGTTCATACTTTCAGCCATATATACAACCTACTCTGCATACAAGAATAGACTAGAGAAAAGATTTTTACTTATTGGTTTCGGGTACGGTTTGGTCGGAGTGGGGTCATGTTTATTTCATATGACCTTGAAGTATAGATTTCAATTGCTGGATGAATTACCCATGATATACGCCATGTGCATTCCGACATGGAGTCTGTTATGTGAAGCTAAAGAGGCGCTGCTCAATGGGGACAATCATAAGAAGGTTCCTCTATTCGAACAGATAGTTTTTGGAATCATTATTGCTCTAGCCGTTACAACAGCAAGCATACTCTACGTTATTTTTAAGAATGTGGATATCCACCAGATTTTGTTTGGTGTACAAATTGTGGTCGTCGCCGCCGCTGCCGGAAGCTTGACATATCGATACGTCCATGATCCGCTTGCCAAAAGGAATCTTAAAGCTTCCATGGCACTTGGTGCTATATTGTTTTTATCAGGTTACGTATCATGGTTACTGGATATCCATTTTTGTTCGTTCTGGGTGCATATTAGAAGAAGCATCCTGGCCTTACCGCTTGGCGTACTTCTTGAGCCACACGGATGGTGGCATATCCTTACTGGTATGGGTATTTATTTCTACATTGTTTCTTTGGAGTATTTGAGGGTCATCACTTTAAACATTAGTTCTGATTACCTGTTCATTTGGAGATGGAAAGTCTTTCCTGAATTGATAAGGGTAGGGCACAACCCGTCGACAAGGTACTCGCTTGAACTATTTGGGTCGTACGTAGAAGATCAATCAGTTGGGGCTcataaaaaaagggaatGATCCTGGTGCAACATATTTATAATGTATAGACATAATTATGTTTGATTCATCATTTAATGTCATATTCTAATGACAGCTTATGAATAAAATGCATTTGCAAAATATATCTCCTGTATTGAGAGACACGTCATTTTATTATGTGTACCTCCCTCTTGTATAGCTTACTAATCAgctatttgaaaaatatcatggACCGGATTTCAAAGTCGTCGGCGGCAAAACGGCCCgctctgaaaaaaataaacaaataaCGTACGGTCCCCGCAAACACAAATATCAACTGAAGCGTACATTACTAGAATAGGAGTAGTGGTTGATTTGACATGTTTCGAAATAATGCTGTGAATGATATCTCAGGTTCGAGTAGGCCAAATGTGAGATACGATCGGCAAAATAAAGGGAGGTTGAGAAATTCCAAATCCCAGAAAATAGGACTTGGCGCCACTGTAGGGTCCATATTAGGTGCAGACAAAAGCTTTAACAGTTTTGAGGAAGGGACGGATGAgaagagaataaaaattaaTATCGACCATCAAAAAGAAGGGGCTGTGATTGCAAGCCAACAAGCTAATATTGGTATGCTCGAAAGCAGAAAGCGCGTGCCTGAACATAACAGAAAAATAGCGAGCTCTGAAAGCAGACCAAAACTACCAATGAACATTTCCCAATCTTTGGAACAGAATAACCGGCAGTTTGGATATCAGCATGACTGGTCGCAACTCAGTACCAGTAAAATCTGTAAAATTTTGGAGGACATATCAGGCAAAAGACATAAAACTTGGGGACGCTCCACTTCATTGCAAGAGAAGAACCGTTCACACAAAGTTCTTTACGAGAGAGACAACGAAGGTAGTCAGGATTGGTCACAAATTCCTAGTGAAAGCATATGCGAGCTCATAGAGAAGATTGCTACCAGACGCAACAGAAACCTCAAACAGCATGCATATTCTCAAGATCAGGAAATTTCGGGAGTTGAGGGTTTATCAGAAGGTGATAAACGTAATGGAGAAATCGAGGACCCGCTGGAACTAACGGCAAGAAGAGGCAGCGAAAACAGCAAAGGATATGAATTTGCTTTAGAAAATGATATACCAAATGCAATATGTTTTTCCCACAAGGAAGCCAAATTAATGCCGCCTCCACAAAAGAGAATAAAGAACATGGCAGTCATCCCTAGAAATCAGCATGAAGGATTTATTTTAGGAAAGCTTAATAATCAACTTGTTGTAAGCTCGAAACTTTCTGTCAGTAGGCTTTTCAATGCAATGATCGTCATTGTCAGTCATTCGCAATATCAAACATATCTTATGCTCcaatcaaagaattttggCAACATATGGGACTTTGGAAGACGCCCTCTCTTACCTCTCAAGCCTGACGCAGCATATACGATCGACACTTCAAATCACGTCACGCTACCATGGAATATTTTTAGTGATTTTGCGACGATAGTTCCTAAAAATCAACTTTATCCCAAAAAACATATTCCTGATTGTAACTATGAATTACTAGaatttcaacaaataaaCTGTAATTTTGGAACACAGCCAGAAACATTATATCACTTTCCCATGTCTCACGACACGATGacgataaaagaaaagtgtTCTCCAGAACTACAACTTAAAAATGAAGCAATTCACGAAGATTTTGCTCctggaaatgaaaaatattgtGTTAGCTgcttgaaattgaaaaaggatgGTACAGCCTATCATTCAAATGGCATGAATATTTCCTGTAAGCACCAGTCTGCAAAAGACAAAGAAGAGTTCAAACTAGATAATACGAACAGTGTACAAGATAATGTTAACCATTATAgcaatatttttgttgGCTTGCGTGCTTTTTTCCACAAAATATACTCTAAAAATTCCTGTGGCGAAATTGACTTATCAGAAACATTGTTTTATAAcgattcaaagaaaagttgGGTAAAGATGGGAGACCTAGCGCATCGCACTAAGAAAAAGAGGTAACTACCATCTtcataaaaaatttaaaacaTTTAAATATATCTTAACATGACAACAAATGAATGCTTTTGCCGAATATTTAATAGGTATATGAAATAGGAACTCGAACGAAGACATGACTATATACAGATTTCCCCGAAACCATCctattattatatatatatcttgCGTTACTCTGGGGGTAAACGATATATATCTCCATTAAGCTTCATTCTGCGTATGGCTACTTTCGTATCATCTTCGTAGCTCTTCGGTAATTTATCATTTGGCTTATTTTCGAATAAAGACCCCATTAAAATCATATCATTAGTTGCCGCATCACATAAATAAGCAACATAGTCTACTACGTCACGATCTAACACATCACTCTTCTTATTTTGTTGATTGACCTTGATCAATTTCTGCTTTGTATCAAATTTGTATACTAACTGTAAATGCTCTAGGGGCATTCCGGGGATCATAACGGGTTGCACCGAGACTAATTTTGGAACCGCATTGAACTTTATCAATTGCCACTCTAGTGTGGCATTGGCTGGAAGTTGGCGGGATCTAGCCTCTAAAGCTTCCTGAACCCATAACGACACCATTCCTTTCACCTCCTGTAGATTTTTATGAGCGAAAGACGTATTTACGTTAATATACGTCTCAATAGCTTTGTTTTTCCAgagtaaaaaagaaggctTGATACCTGATTGGAAACGAAACAATGCGACCTGAACAGAATTCAAACCAAATGTGTAAAGTCTCCTAACTAATGCATTCGCAACAACGAAAGGATGCGTAAAGACGCTGGGAAGGTTTTTGTAAGCAGAAGGAATAAATATTTCTGCAGAAACACCCAAATGCCTAGGATTGAAATCTTGCTGTTTGTTcttgtctttcttttttgtagCTTCGctttctttattcaaaatcaacctcgaagttgaaaatagtCGCTGCCTATTGAACAATCTTAACAAAGATCTTGCAGGAGAGATAAAACATGCAGTTCTTGGTACGTTCATCTCATAAGCTTAGTTGTAACGATATAGCGAGGTTGTTAAGGTACTCGGTTGCCGTCCCAATTGGTCAGGAACTCTTACCTCTTTTATTTCGTAAATATGGGGAGAAAGCCGGTAGAATATTTTTACGGACAGATAAATGAACAAGGATCGAAAAATAGAACGAACGTCTAAAGATCACAATATCTATACCAGATGCTAAGGAGAGGGCACAAAATCAGATGATAATCATTTTCGCAAAGTGGTGAATTGCGCTAATTGGCGAAAATGACTTCTGGGTGACACATGTTctatattttcaatatgcAGCCATGTTAATCCAGCGTGCAATATAAATTAGTATATCATTTTGCTTATAATTATATGTAGAATCAAGACTTGTGTAATCTAGTAGCTTTAAATCAGCCAGTGCACAATATGCCCATCAGTGGTTTGCTCTGCTTTCCTCCATGGCAGAGTCATTATCTTCTCTTATGAAAAAGACTTTTCCCTTCGTGTTAGACAGAAGGTGGGCGGCAAATCTACAGTGCTATGAGGCGCTGCATAAAGAATAGTGGTACTTTCATAACAACTGTTAGTCTCgaagttgaaaagaatatgacAAGATGAAATACATCGTTGACCTTCAAGTGCGAGGATCGTCTCTAACTGTTATCAGATGCATGTTCAAAGAGGAGGAACAAAGCTCTTCGCCAGAGTATGATTCAGATAACAGATCCAAAATAGATAATAGTGGAAAGCTAGTGGAATTTTTAAATCTCTTAAAAACAGTCGTTAAAAGAAAGTTAGAAGGCTTTCCAAAAAGTCGCTTAAAAGACTCAATTATAACAGGACAAGAGCTAGTGAGAGAGGGTCAAGGAAGCATTGAAATCAAGGATCCACCGACCGAAGCACAACAGCATTTAATCAGGAGTTTAGCGAAGGTTTTGTTACATCAGTTTTCAAGTACAATTGCCTCTGTAATGGCAGTGAATGAAGGTCAGGataatttatttttgtctttATTTGTTAAAAAGATCTCTATAGAACCAGTGCCAGCATCTTATGTCCCTGCTAAATTGAGCTTgcatgaaaaaatgaatttgaaccAGCACATAGATTCTATTTTGTGCTCTAAAGAGattgatgaattgaaaacttaTCAAGTCGGCTCGGTTGATAAATTCATAATCCATCCTTTCTGTTGCCTAGAAGAGTATAGACAGCAAAGAAATGGGAATTTGCTGTCTACAGAATTTGACAAGATTGACTTAGAAGTTGACGAAGAGGATAATTTTGAAGGGGAAACTTTAAGTTCCTGCATCAATCCAATGGGGAATTTTGACATCCCACTAACCAAGCAGACACTGAACTTCGTGAACATATCATTCCTTCCGAGTACAAGTTTCGAAGGGCAATGGGAAGCTTTGTATTTTGGTGACAATATCAAGGAGAGATTATATAGCTACGCAACTATATCCCTCAAAATAGCGAGTTTCAAACAAACAGGGAACTTTAATCGAGAAGACATTAAAACCTTAAtaacaaataataaattacTCCTCGTACATGGCCCTCCAGGAACAGGTAAAACAACCTTATGCAAGGCCCTTTGCCAAAAACTGTCTGTGAGGCGAGAATTTTCTGATGCTTCGAATATAATCGATACAAATTACAAGGGAATAATAATTGAATTGTCTTGTTCACGCATCTTTTCTAAATGGTTTGGGGAATCATCTAAGAAtatatcaataatattcAAAGACATTGAGGAGCTGTTAAAGGTTAACGAAAGGCAAGGAATTTTCGTATGTCTTTTGGTAGATGAAGTTGAAGCGATAGCGAGCTCAAGAGCAAATCTATCAAATAGAAATGAATCAACAGATGGTATCCGTGTAGTGAACACTTTACTAATTCAACTTGACAGGCTGAAGAAATACCACAATTTTCTGACATTGGCAACATCTAACTTATTAGATTCTTTGGACGATGCCTTCGTTGATCGAGCCGACGGggttttctttattggaAATCCAACAGCTGAGGGCATCCTTCATATTCTGAGGGTGTGTATAGAAGAGATGGTATGTTTAGGCATAGTATCATTTCGCACAGGATCTCCTGGAATCTCGTTCTTCGACAAATATCAAGATAGtttgcaaaaaattgcaaCCAAATGTTCGGTATGTTATTCCCCTCGTATCttcaccattttttttccacttttcttgtttactAACCACTAGCATCAAACGAGATCAATATAGACCCTCGATATCAGCGGCAGAACTACAAGGAAATTACCATTGATGTGCCTTTCCGAATACTTCCGGACATTTCCTGTAGACAGTGATGAGTTCGTTGTGGCATTGGCGATGTCAGCACGAAAACTGGGCGCTGCGCGAAAGTGGTGAAAGCGGTAATTTCCCTTTTcgcttctttcttttgtctCTACTCGTGTAAAATACTTAGCGCGAACCCTATATTCATAATCGTTTTGTTGTCGCCTCGCTTTCATGattaaaatttttattatatatttaaTGATCGATATTTAATAGCAGTGTGCTTATATGAGAGCTTATTTTCCCAAATCAAAACGTCCTATAACCTATTTTGTGGAATCTAGATACAATTAAATTGGGATTTACAAGGCGTGAAATAAATATCGGGACATTTACGCTGACAATGGGAAATATGATAAAAAAGACATATTTGCTCGCTCTGCTACCACTGCTTGCAACAGCTGCTTCTACTGCAGCAGCTGATGCAGGAACATCTGCGGATACCGAAGGCTCATCACACCTAAAGTCATTTTTAATGTCCATTTCTATGATTGGGCTTTCTGAAATAGGTGataaaacttttttgattGCAGCCTTGATGGCAATGCGCCATCGAAGACTTTTAGTCTTTTCAGCAGCAGCCACTTCCCTTGCCATCATGACTGTTTTGTCTGGTGTTGTAGGCCACTCCGTTGTTGCCTTTCTTTCTGAACGTTATACAGCATTTTTGGCTGGTATTTTGTTCCTCGTATTCGGCTATAAATTGACCATGGAAGGTTTGGAGATGTCCAAGGATGCAggtgttgaagaagatatggCTGAAGTGGAGGAGGAGATTGCGATCAAAGACGTGAACAAGGATATGAACGATGTTGAGAAAGGTGGTGAAACTGCTCGTGATAAACAGTTGAAGAATGTTTCGACGGGAGGGAAGATCGTACACAGACTTCGAGAACTAGCATCATTTATGTTTTCCCCAATATGggttcaaatttttttgatggtcTTTTTAGGAGAATTGGGTGATCGTTCACAAATAAGTATTATTGCCCTTGCTACTGACAGCGACTACTGGTACGTGATTGGAGGTGCTGTTGTTGGACATGCTATTTGTACTGGCCTAGCTGTGGTTGGTGGAAAATTATTGGCAACAAAAATTAGCATAAGGAGTATCACTCTTGCTAGCtcattattgtttttcatttttgctctgatgtatatatatcaagCATTCACAACATCAACCTGAAAACCATCGGTAATGGTAACCCTGGTGGCTACTTGAAcgttttctcttttcttattgtttCAAGGAGAATCTAGAAGGGAATATTTATAGATATATAACTATTGTGCGGCTGATATTTATTTAGTTTggcttatttttttttttttattttatgtCAAACACATCGCCTATTGCCCAGTCACTTTGGCAAAATCTGTTGCATACGATTCACTTATAATTTTAGAATCAAGGGCTCGTTTCGGTTCTGTTTGACTCCTGTAGTatctttttccttatcatgcctttgattttttcatttgtcttcttttcaagCACTTCCATAGCAGGCGCCAATTTGGCTTTAAGATCGCTCGTTTCGCATATTCGGTCGATCcgttgctgctgttgacTTTTCTCAAGAGGAATGTATGACTGCTGGCTTTCCTTCTGCTTTCCGCTATGAATGATTTCCTGTCCAAGAGTATCCAGCGAATTGGAGGCCTTCACATTATGATGAATAAGGCCACTTACCGACCCATCTGAAGCCTCAGAATAAGAAGAGGTACCGAATTCgccttttttcaaattgctAGTCTCGTTGATACGGGCTCGTAACTGATTtaatttttggtttctttcTAATGCCAAATCTCGCAGCGAGGGCATAGTTATTATTACAAAAGTTGCGCAGGGTTTTCAACGTACCTCCAAACTGTAGGCTCAAACAAAGAACAACAAATTAGAACAGGCCTGATAAGtgaatatttcttctttacaATTCCTTAATGGTTTGTTTGAGGATAATGTAAAATATTTTCTACTTTGTAGGGTTTATTTTATGACTTACGACGAAAGCAAATGCTTCCGCCTCCGACCATTTAATCCGTACATTTTACCATCTGTACATTTTTTGGTTCGAGGgcttcttgaaaatatttcaagtCGGGCGAGCTTCAGGTAGACGCGCTCCGCTGATCTGTAGCTAAACACATAATCCCATTAATGACTTATGCATAAATTTCAATGCACCTTAATCATTAGGAATTCACTAGCAtgaataagaaaagaaaagcatcAAGACAACTAAGACTAAGCAACAATGCCAAGTACGTATTAGACTCCATTGAGAGAAGTGAGGAGTTTTTTACCCTCGCACATTTTTCTATGAAGAGGTTCGGGTCCTCATAAATATATGAGTATATGAAATCTAGAATACGAACATTCTTAAGTACCACCGATAGCCTGGAATACCTCCCATCTTATCTATAACCCTATTTACACTGAACTCCCGACACTTCAGTTAAAAAAAGGAATGTAGTGGAGAAGTAAAGTGACTTCAAGTGGAAGACGTTACTCTTTTTAAGGATAATGGGAAAagtatttcatttttgaaggcGGATACCAGTTTTTGCGTTTTTATTCGTCATATCTCTAATATTCATGAGCACTTTTTTGAACCTTTtgcaatatttttttaccagGAGAATTTTGACTAACAAGTATATTCCAATttctgttttcatttttttgtaggAGCTCCAAGAACTTACTCTAAGACTTACTCTACCCCAAAGAGACCTTACGAATCCTCCCGTTTGGACGCTGAATTGAAGTTGGCTGGTGAATTCggtttgaagaacaagaaggaaatttacagaatttctttccaattgTCTAAAATTCGTCGTGCTGCCAGAGACTTGTTGACCAGAGACGAAAAGGACCCAAAGAGATTGTTCGAAGGTAATGCCTTGATCAGAAGATTGGTTAGAATTGGTGTCTTGTCCgaagacaagaagaagttaGATTATGTTTTAGCTTTGAAGATTGAAGatttcttggaaagaaGATTGCAAACTCAAGTCTACAAGTTGGGTTTGGCCAAGTCTGTTCACCACGCCAGAGTTTTGATCACTCAAAGACACATTGCTGTTGGTAAGCAAATTGTCAACATCCCATCTTTCATGGTCAGATTGGACTCTGAAAAGCACGTTGATTTTGCCCCAACCTCTCCATTCGGTGGTGCCAGACCAGGTAGAGTCGCCAGAAGAAACGCCGCTAGAAAGGCTGAATCTTCCGGTGAAGCTgctgaagaagctgaagacgaagaataaataattcGCTGATTTTATAACTGTATAATAATTTTTAtaacttttcaaatcacGGATCATTATTCATTTAAATTGCTTCGATTATCTGGTGTGGGCATCTCCCTCGTCTAATTGAGGATGGCTGACAATATCAGAAAGCATTGCGCAAACTATGGCATCTATAGACCAAGTTGACGAGAGTATGAGGGTCATGGTGGCCGACTCTTGATAATGCTCcattctggaaaaaaaaccattCCAAAACTCCCAAAGAAGTTGAATAGCTCGTCAATACAATCAATTCTCATTTCTGTGCAGACCTCTTAATATCacatgacaaaaattaaatgaCCCTCTACAATCTGTACATTTTACTCCATCCAGACACCATTCGctagggaaaaaaaagttttggCTTAgccttttttcaagttgtGCGTTCTCAGCCGGAGGGGGCTACGCTCACCAGAGGCCTCTTCGATGTGCGGGCTGACTCGCTATTGATTGTCCCGCTGGTTTCCAGCAGCGATGGAAAGTGCGATTTGGAAGGTAGACAGACTGCGGTCTGCGCTTCATTGGAATTTTGTCATTAACGAAGTTTTACGTCTTAAAGAAGGTGACATAGAAGCATAGCACAGTTTAAGTGTTAATAATAGAAGTTGAACCAAGAAAACGAAGACAAAAATAACTAGCAACAATGGGTAAATCGTATGTCATTTAATATTATGAATCTATCGAATGTGGTACCTCAAAACTGAACTTGTCCTGAcaatttaaagaaaatacctAGTATCTCACTAAAATATCAGCTTACCACCAATTCAAGTGATGAACAGGCATCAATGGAATGATGAAACCCTACTAATTTATGGAAGTTGTGCTATATGATGGCTCTTGGCAGCACTATGAGCCGATGTTTGGGGAGTTTATCATAAAGTTGATCCAGCCATAGAAGCAAAATTAACGAGGGCAGACGATTGAAAGGCTTGTGTGTGTTCGAATAAGTATGGGGGCCAtgtcaaaaagaaaactacCAAAGTGACACATTACTAACATtattttgataaatctTCGCTatgattttt
Coding sequences within it:
- the RPS9B gene encoding 40S ribosomal protein uS4 (similar to Saccharomyces cerevisiae RPS9B (YBR189W) and RPS9A (YPL081W); ancestral locus Anc_8.554), whose product is MPRAPRTYSKTYSTPKRPYESSRLDAELKLAGEFGLKNKKEIYRISFQLSKIRRAARDLLTRDEKDPKRLFEGNALIRRLVRIGVLSEDKKKLDYVLALKIEDFLERRLQTQVYKLGLAKSVHHARVLITQRHIAVGKQIVNIPSFMVRLDSEKHVDFAPTSPFGGARPGRVARRNAARKAESSGEAAEEAEDEE
- the PCH2 gene encoding Pch2p (similar to Saccharomyces cerevisiae PCH2 (YBR186W); ancestral locus Anc_8.558), coding for MKYIVDLQVRGSSLTVIRCMFKEEEQSSSPEYDSDNRSKIDNSGKLVEFLNLLKTVVKRKLEGFPKSRLKDSIITGQELVREGQGSIEIKDPPTEAQQHLIRSLAKVLLHQFSSTIASVMAVNEGQDNLFLSLFVKKISIEPVPASYVPAKLSLHEKMNLNQHIDSILCSKEIDELKTYQVGSVDKFIIHPFCCLEEYRQQRNGNLLSTEFDKIDLEVDEEDNFEGETLSSCINPMGNFDIPLTKQTLNFVNISFLPSTSFEGQWEALYFGDNIKERLYSYATISLKIASFKQTGNFNREDIKTLITNNKLLLVHGPPGTGKTTLCKALCQKLSVRREFSDASNIIDTNYKGIIIELSCSRIFSKWFGESSKNISIIFKDIEELLKVNERQGIFVCLLVDEVEAIASSRANLSNRNESTDGIRVVNTLLIQLDRLKKYHNFLTLATSNLLDSLDDAFVDRADGVFFIGNPTAEGILHILRVCIEEMVCLGIVSFRTGSPGISFFDKYQDSLQKIATKCSTLDISGRTTRKLPLMCLSEYFRTFPVDSDEFVVALAMSARKLGAARKW
- the MBA1 gene encoding Mba1p (similar to Saccharomyces cerevisiae MBA1 (YBR185C); ancestral locus Anc_8.561), whose protein sequence is MNVPRTACFISPARSLLRLFNRQRLFSTSRLILNKESEATKKKDKNKQQDFNPRHLGVSAEIFIPSAYKNLPSVFTHPFVVANALVRRLYTFGLNSVQVALFRFQSGIKPSFLLWKNKAIETYINVNTSFAHKNLQEVKGMVSLWVQEALEARSRQLPANATLEWQLIKFNAVPKLVSVQPVMIPGMPLEHLQLVYKFDTKQKLIKVNQQNKKSDVLDRDVVDYVAYLCDAATNDMILMGSLFENKPNDKLPKSYEDDTKVAIRRMKLNGDIYRLPPE
- the SKDI02G2930 gene encoding uncharacterized protein (similar to Saccharomyces cerevisiae YBR184W) codes for the protein MFRNNAVNDISGSSRPNVRYDRQNKGRLRNSKSQKIGLGATVGSILGADKSFNSFEEGTDEKRIKINIDHQKEGAVIASQQANIGMLESRKRVPEHNRKIASSESRPKLPMNISQSLEQNNRQFGYQHDWSQLSTSKICKILEDISGKRHKTWGRSTSLQEKNRSHKVLYERDNEGSQDWSQIPSESICELIEKIATRRNRNLKQHAYSQDQEISGVEGLSEGDKRNGEIEDPLELTARRGSENSKGYEFALENDIPNAICFSHKEAKLMPPPQKRIKNMAVIPRNQHEGFILGKLNNQLVVSSKLSVSRLFNAMIVIVSHSQYQTYLMLQSKNFGNIWDFGRRPLLPLKPDAAYTIDTSNHVTLPWNIFSDFATIVPKNQLYPKKHIPDCNYELLEFQQINCNFGTQPETLYHFPMSHDTMTIKEKCSPELQLKNEAIHEDFAPGNEKYCVSCLKLKKDGTAYHSNGMNISCKHQSAKDKEEFKLDNTNSVQDNVNHYSNIFVGLRAFFHKIYSKNSCGEIDLSETLFYNDSKKSWVKMGDLAHRTKKKR
- the YPC1 gene encoding phytoceramidase (similar to Saccharomyces cerevisiae YPC1 (YBR183W) and YDC1 (YPL087W); ancestral locus Anc_8.564), whose translation is MGIFRWNYPESSVPGFWGETTSTIDWCEENYVVSPYVAEWTNTLTNIVFILSAIYTTYSAYKNRLEKRFLLIGFGYGLVGVGSCLFHMTLKYRFQLLDELPMIYAMCIPTWSLLCEAKEALLNGDNHKKVPLFEQIVFGIIIALAVTTASILYVIFKNVDIHQILFGVQIVVVAAAAGSLTYRYVHDPLAKRNLKASMALGAILFLSGYVSWLLDIHFCSFWVHIRRSILALPLGVLLEPHGWWHILTGMGIYFYIVSLEYLRVITLNISSDYLFIWRWKVFPELIRVGHNPSTRYSLELFGSYVEDQSVGAHKKRE
- the GDT1 gene encoding putative ribosome biosynthesis protein GDT1 (similar to Saccharomyces cerevisiae GDT1 (YBR187W); ancestral locus Anc_8.557) → MGNMIKKTYLLALLPLLATAASTAAADAGTSADTEGSSHLKSFLMSISMIGLSEIGDKTFLIAALMAMRHRRLLVFSAAATSLAIMTVLSGVVGHSVVAFLSERYTAFLAGILFLVFGYKLTMEGLEMSKDAGVEEDMAEVEEEIAIKDVNKDMNDVEKGGETARDKQLKNVSTGGKIVHRLRELASFMFSPIWVQIFLMVFLGELGDRSQISIIALATDSDYWYVIGGAVVGHAICTGLAVVGGKLLATKISIRSITLASSLLFFIFALMYIYQAFTTST
- the NTC20 gene encoding Ntc20p (similar to Saccharomyces cerevisiae NTC20 (YBR188C); ancestral locus Anc_8.556); protein product: MPSLRDLALERNQKLNQLRARINETSNLKKGEFGTSSYSEASDGSVSGLIHHNVKASNSLDTLGQEIIHSGKQKESQQSYIPLEKSQQQQRIDRICETSDLKAKLAPAMEVLEKKTNEKIKGMIRKKILQESNRTETSP